From the genome of Streptacidiphilus rugosus AM-16, one region includes:
- a CDS encoding ABC transporter ATP-binding protein: MLETRRLRLDYAGRRSSDAASAVVTDLDLALPGGAVTAIVGPNGCGKSTLLRGLARLLRPSAGSVLLDGADLHRLPSRELARRLGLLPQQPSAPEGITVEGLVRLGRHPHQGLFSPWTAADQQAVELALEQTGTTGLRDRPVDELSGGQRQRAWIALTLAQNTELLLLDEPTTFLDLRHQLEVLDLVTGLQRGSGRTVVMVLHDLGQAARYADHLVVLRDGRLAAAGPPATVLDADLVAEVFGVKCRVLPDPETGTPLVIPAARHGAHLVRRAATPDIHRPAGR; this comes from the coding sequence ATGCTTGAGACTCGCAGGCTCCGCCTCGACTACGCCGGACGCCGCAGCTCCGACGCCGCCTCCGCCGTCGTGACCGACCTCGATCTGGCCCTGCCCGGCGGCGCGGTCACCGCGATCGTCGGACCGAACGGCTGCGGCAAATCCACCTTGCTGCGCGGGCTCGCCCGGCTGCTGCGGCCCAGCGCCGGCTCGGTGCTGCTCGACGGCGCGGACCTGCACCGACTCCCCTCGCGTGAACTGGCCCGCCGACTGGGCCTGTTGCCGCAACAGCCGAGTGCCCCCGAGGGGATCACCGTGGAGGGTCTGGTCCGGCTCGGCCGGCATCCGCACCAGGGGCTCTTCAGCCCCTGGACCGCCGCCGACCAGCAGGCCGTGGAACTGGCGCTGGAGCAGACCGGCACCACCGGGCTGCGCGACCGGCCGGTCGACGAGCTCAGCGGCGGTCAGCGCCAGCGTGCCTGGATCGCGCTGACGCTCGCCCAGAACACCGAACTCCTGCTGCTCGACGAGCCGACGACCTTCCTCGACCTGCGCCACCAGTTGGAGGTGCTGGACCTCGTCACCGGGCTGCAGCGCGGGTCGGGTCGCACCGTCGTCATGGTCCTGCACGACCTCGGGCAGGCCGCCCGCTACGCGGACCATCTCGTCGTGCTCCGCGACGGACGGCTCGCCGCGGCCGGACCGCCCGCGACGGTGCTCGACGCCGACCTCGTCGCCGAGGTCTTCGGCGTGAAGTGCCGCGTGCTGCCCGACCCGGAGACAGGAACGCCACTGGTCATCCCGGCCGCCCGGCACGGAGCCCACCTCGTCCGGCGAGCAGCCACACCAGATATCCACCGCCCAGCAGGCCGGTGA
- a CDS encoding carbohydrate ABC transporter permease — MATSERRQAWRSRLYRWDTKGSPYVYIAPFFLVFAAFGLFPLLYTGWLSLHEVSLYNVNQSTWVGFKNFTDLFSGAPSHFFWNALGNTVTLGVLSTVPQLLMALGLAHLLNYKMRGSAFFRTALLAPYATSVAAATLVFALIFSPEGGMANWVLGLFGAAPVHWEAGRWTSQIAISVIVTWRWTGYNALIYLAAMQAVPGDLYEAAALDGASRWKQFLHVTIPALRPTILFTVVISTIGATQLFGEPFLFGGQSGHQGGAANQYETLGVLMYDQGFRNSMLGRASAIAWIMFGLLVLLGAANALIARRLRRSQ, encoded by the coding sequence GTGGCCACTTCAGAACGTCGGCAGGCCTGGCGCAGCCGCCTCTACCGCTGGGACACCAAGGGCTCCCCTTACGTCTACATCGCGCCGTTCTTCCTCGTCTTCGCGGCCTTCGGGCTCTTCCCCCTGCTCTACACCGGCTGGCTCTCGCTGCACGAGGTGAGCCTCTACAACGTCAACCAGTCGACCTGGGTGGGGTTCAAGAACTTCACCGACCTGTTCAGCGGCGCCCCGAGCCACTTCTTCTGGAACGCGCTCGGCAACACGGTGACCCTGGGCGTGCTCTCCACGGTGCCGCAGCTGCTGATGGCCCTCGGCCTGGCCCACCTGCTCAACTACAAGATGCGCGGCAGCGCCTTCTTCCGCACCGCCCTGCTCGCGCCCTACGCCACCTCGGTGGCCGCGGCCACCCTGGTCTTCGCGCTGATCTTCAGCCCCGAGGGCGGCATGGCCAACTGGGTACTCGGCCTGTTCGGCGCCGCCCCGGTGCACTGGGAGGCCGGCCGCTGGACCTCGCAGATCGCCATCTCGGTGATCGTCACCTGGCGCTGGACCGGCTACAACGCGCTGATCTACCTGGCCGCCATGCAGGCCGTTCCGGGCGACCTGTACGAGGCCGCCGCGCTCGACGGTGCGTCACGATGGAAGCAGTTCCTGCACGTCACCATTCCCGCGCTGCGTCCCACGATCCTGTTCACCGTCGTCATCTCCACCATCGGCGCCACCCAGCTCTTCGGCGAGCCCTTCCTGTTCGGCGGCCAGAGCGGCCACCAGGGCGGCGCCGCCAACCAGTACGAAACGCTCGGCGTGCTCATGTACGACCAGGGTTTCCGCAACAGCATGCTCGGCCGTGCGTCCGCGATCGCCTGGATCATGTTCGGGCTGCTGGTGCTCCTCGGAGCCGCCAACGCCCTGATCGCCCGCCGCCTGCGCCGCTCACAGTGA
- a CDS encoding ABC transporter substrate-binding protein, translated as MRRSAALLITATALSLTAACGSTASPGTKTTGGGDNGKVTISIDCAPPSSRPTQVKQWNDDIAAFEKIHPNITVKSVDTFPCETPELFTAALRGGTEANVFYTYFTDRQQVLDAGQAADITPYLTSENLPVKDDILSSVWAPLQSGGKTYGVPRENYTMGMIINRKLFQQAGLNPDQPPQTWADVEADAKKIAALGNGISGYGDYSAGNNGGWHFTAEMYAQGGKMVTDDGKKAAFNNAQGLAVLQNLQKLRFTDNVMGSTQLYKWGDLQKQMAAGKLGMYVAAPDDITYMVQSLGAKYADYGMGPMPGNSGPGVGTLGGGDDYMFNVKDTPAQIKAGIELVSYLWLTEGQGQQFNYARSKAAGQAVGIPEPQLFQGASAAKDTALKTANATMSVAAFTPYVTANVPGVTEPANAQAIYKILDNAMASVLTDPHADPQKLLDTAEQQVNQVLANAQ; from the coding sequence ATGCGCAGATCCGCAGCGTTGCTGATCACCGCCACCGCTCTCTCGCTGACCGCCGCCTGCGGAAGCACCGCTTCGCCGGGCACGAAGACCACCGGCGGCGGCGACAACGGCAAGGTCACCATCTCGATCGACTGTGCCCCGCCGAGCAGCCGTCCGACCCAGGTCAAGCAGTGGAACGACGACATCGCGGCCTTCGAGAAGATCCACCCGAACATCACGGTGAAGTCCGTCGACACCTTCCCGTGCGAGACGCCGGAGCTGTTCACCGCGGCCCTGCGCGGCGGCACCGAGGCGAACGTCTTCTACACCTACTTCACCGACCGTCAGCAGGTGCTGGACGCCGGACAGGCCGCGGACATCACCCCGTACCTCACCTCGGAGAACCTGCCGGTCAAGGACGACATCCTGTCCTCGGTCTGGGCGCCGCTGCAGTCCGGGGGCAAGACCTACGGCGTCCCGCGTGAGAACTACACGATGGGCATGATCATCAACCGGAAGCTGTTCCAGCAGGCCGGTCTCAACCCCGACCAGCCGCCGCAGACCTGGGCCGACGTCGAAGCCGACGCGAAGAAGATCGCGGCACTCGGCAACGGCATCTCGGGCTACGGCGACTACAGCGCCGGCAACAACGGCGGCTGGCACTTCACCGCCGAGATGTACGCCCAGGGCGGCAAGATGGTCACCGACGACGGCAAGAAGGCGGCGTTCAACAACGCGCAGGGCCTCGCCGTCCTGCAGAACCTGCAGAAGCTGCGCTTCACCGACAACGTCATGGGCAGCACCCAGCTGTACAAGTGGGGCGACCTGCAGAAGCAGATGGCGGCCGGCAAGCTCGGCATGTACGTCGCGGCCCCGGACGACATCACCTACATGGTGCAGAGCCTCGGCGCGAAGTACGCCGACTACGGCATGGGCCCGATGCCCGGCAACAGCGGCCCCGGCGTCGGCACGCTCGGCGGCGGCGACGACTACATGTTCAACGTCAAGGACACGCCGGCGCAGATCAAGGCCGGCATCGAGCTGGTCAGCTACCTGTGGCTGACCGAGGGCCAGGGCCAGCAGTTCAACTACGCCCGCTCCAAGGCCGCCGGCCAGGCCGTCGGCATCCCCGAGCCGCAGCTCTTCCAGGGCGCCAGCGCGGCCAAGGACACCGCGCTGAAGACGGCCAACGCCACCATGTCCGTCGCGGCCTTCACCCCCTACGTCACCGCGAACGTCCCCGGCGTGACCGAGCCGGCCAACGCCCAGGCGATCTACAAGATCCTCGACAACGCGATGGCCTCGGTCCTGACCGACCCGCACGCGGACCCGCAGAAGCTGCTCGACACCGCCGAGCAGCAGGTCAACCAGGTCCTGGCCAACGCCCAGTAG
- a CDS encoding ABC transporter substrate-binding protein, with protein MRTSSAPRVARPGRAVVSSAVALSAAVALLATGCSSSGSTASGNPSAANAKITLTVGDFGDFGYKEAGLFAAYMAAHPNITIKEDTTTAEADYWTALQTHLSAGGLDDIQALEVGRISLATSDALSGAFEDLSKAPGVNKDDYLPWKWAQATTASGKTIGLGTDVGPMAVCYRQDLFKAAGLPSDPAAVSALWAGDWSKFVQVGQQFQAKAPKGTYFMDSATGLFNGVVSSSTKQYYSGGKLDYKNSASVKQAWTLAMQADAAGESQGLKEFDPPWQAAFAKSTFATTICPSWQQANIQKFSGDANTGKWNVAQAPAAGNWGGSFLAVPSSGTHKQAAEDLVAWLTAPAQQAKVFQAVGNIPSNMRAYDLPGVTDFKNPFIGPNAPTGQIFSTAAKLIQPAEIGPHAGDLQNDFSNGILLVEQNHKSATEAWNTTVQQIDSSIQ; from the coding sequence ATGCGCACGTCCTCCGCACCTCGCGTCGCCCGGCCCGGCAGAGCAGTCGTGTCCTCGGCCGTGGCTCTCTCTGCCGCTGTCGCCCTGCTGGCCACGGGCTGCTCCTCCAGCGGCAGCACGGCCTCGGGCAACCCGTCCGCCGCGAACGCCAAGATCACCCTGACCGTCGGCGACTTCGGTGACTTCGGCTACAAGGAGGCGGGCCTGTTCGCCGCGTACATGGCCGCGCACCCGAACATCACCATCAAGGAGGACACCACCACCGCCGAGGCCGACTACTGGACGGCCCTGCAAACGCACCTCTCCGCCGGCGGGCTCGACGACATCCAGGCCCTGGAGGTCGGCCGCATCTCGCTGGCCACCTCCGACGCCCTGAGCGGCGCCTTCGAGGACCTGAGCAAGGCCCCCGGCGTCAACAAGGACGACTACCTGCCCTGGAAGTGGGCGCAGGCCACCACCGCCTCCGGCAAGACCATCGGCCTGGGCACCGACGTCGGCCCGATGGCGGTCTGCTACCGGCAGGACCTGTTCAAGGCGGCCGGCCTGCCCTCCGACCCGGCCGCGGTCAGCGCGCTGTGGGCGGGCGACTGGTCCAAGTTCGTGCAGGTCGGCCAGCAGTTCCAGGCGAAGGCGCCCAAGGGCACCTACTTCATGGACTCGGCCACCGGCCTCTTCAACGGCGTCGTCTCCAGCAGCACCAAGCAGTACTACTCGGGCGGCAAGCTGGACTACAAGAACTCGGCCAGCGTCAAGCAGGCCTGGACCCTGGCGATGCAGGCCGACGCGGCCGGCGAGTCCCAGGGCCTCAAGGAGTTCGACCCGCCGTGGCAGGCGGCCTTCGCCAAGTCGACCTTCGCGACCACCATCTGCCCGTCCTGGCAGCAGGCCAACATCCAGAAGTTCTCCGGCGACGCGAACACGGGCAAGTGGAACGTGGCGCAGGCCCCGGCGGCCGGCAACTGGGGCGGCTCGTTCCTGGCCGTGCCGTCCTCCGGCACGCACAAGCAGGCGGCCGAGGACCTGGTCGCCTGGCTGACCGCGCCGGCCCAGCAGGCCAAGGTCTTCCAGGCGGTGGGCAACATCCCGTCCAACATGCGCGCCTACGACCTGCCCGGGGTGACCGACTTCAAGAACCCGTTCATCGGTCCGAACGCGCCGACGGGCCAGATCTTCTCCACGGCGGCCAAGCTCATCCAGCCCGCCGAGATCGGCCCGCACGCCGGTGACCTGCAGAACGACTTCAGCAACGGCATCCTGCTGGTCGAGCAGAACCACAAGAGCGCGACCGAGGCCTGGAACACCACGGTCCAGCAGATCGACAGCAGCATCCAGTAG
- a CDS encoding LacI family DNA-binding transcriptional regulator, whose protein sequence is MTRRLAEVAKKVGVSEATVSRVLNGKPGVSDRTRATVLTALDVLGYERPTQLRGERSRLVGLVLPELQNPIFPAFAEVVGGALAQQGFTPVLCTQTAGGVSESDYVELLLQQQVSGVVFFGGLYAQAESPHDHYRRLFLRGLPTVLTNAAIPDIGFPQVSCDDAVAVEQAVSHLVSLGHRRIGLLLGPPDHMPTRRKLAAARQAAARAGLELGEREVEHALFSLEGGQAGAGKLFDRGMTGVICASDPLALGAVRAARRRGLSVPADVSIVGFDDSPFMTCTDPPLTTIRQPIEAMGRAAVELLVGELVGVRVTHDELLFEPELVVRASTGPAPRERAAA, encoded by the coding sequence ATGACACGACGACTTGCCGAGGTGGCCAAGAAGGTCGGGGTCAGCGAAGCGACGGTCTCTCGGGTGCTCAACGGCAAGCCGGGTGTCTCCGATCGGACCCGGGCCACCGTGCTCACCGCCCTGGATGTGCTCGGCTACGAACGGCCGACCCAACTGCGGGGCGAGCGTTCACGGTTGGTGGGGCTGGTGCTGCCCGAACTGCAGAATCCGATTTTCCCGGCCTTTGCCGAGGTGGTCGGCGGGGCGTTGGCGCAGCAGGGCTTCACGCCCGTGCTGTGCACGCAGACCGCCGGCGGGGTGTCCGAGTCCGACTACGTCGAACTCCTGCTGCAGCAGCAGGTGTCCGGGGTGGTCTTCTTCGGCGGCCTCTACGCGCAGGCCGAGTCCCCGCACGACCACTATCGGCGGCTGTTCCTGCGCGGCCTGCCCACCGTGCTGACCAACGCGGCCATACCCGACATCGGGTTTCCGCAGGTCAGCTGCGACGACGCGGTGGCGGTGGAACAGGCGGTGAGTCATCTCGTCTCGCTGGGCCACCGCCGGATCGGGCTGCTGCTCGGCCCGCCCGACCACATGCCGACCCGGCGAAAACTCGCCGCCGCCCGCCAGGCGGCCGCCCGCGCGGGCCTGGAGCTGGGCGAGCGTGAGGTCGAGCACGCACTCTTCTCGCTGGAGGGCGGCCAGGCCGGGGCGGGGAAGCTCTTCGACCGGGGGATGACCGGGGTGATCTGTGCGAGCGACCCGCTCGCGCTCGGCGCGGTGCGCGCCGCCCGGCGCCGCGGCCTGTCGGTCCCGGCGGACGTGTCGATCGTCGGTTTCGACGACTCGCCCTTCATGACCTGCACCGATCCGCCGCTCACCACGATCCGTCAGCCCATCGAGGCGATGGGCAGGGCGGCCGTCGAGCTGCTGGTGGGGGAGCTGGTCGGGGTGCGGGTCACCCATGACGAGCTGCTGTTCGAGCCCGAGCTCGTGGTCCGGGCCTCGACCGGTCCTGCGCCGCGTGAGCGCGCCGCCGCCTGA
- a CDS encoding carbohydrate ABC transporter permease: MTTTTQLTHSPTVTTPAPGRRTALRGVRAGRQHHAGPVAYLVLGLVALASLFPLYWTLVAASTDAHRVVSTPPPLVPGGNLFKNLDYVWHNAGGRGMGVALLNSTLVASSVTIGTVAFSVLAGFAFAKLRFRGRGLLMTLVVATLAVPAQLSVVPLFILMHNLGLGNHLGALILPTLVTAFGVFFMRQYLIQALPTELLEAARMDGASSLRTVWHVVVPIARPAMAVLGMLTFVQSWNDFLWPIIAMNGSTNPTVQVALAGLGTGWSTDWSVIMAGALIGTLPLLLVFVLFGKHIVGGITQGAIKG; the protein is encoded by the coding sequence ATGACCACCACCACGCAGCTGACGCACTCCCCCACTGTCACGACGCCCGCGCCCGGGCGCCGCACCGCCCTGCGCGGGGTGCGCGCGGGCCGCCAGCACCACGCCGGTCCGGTCGCCTACCTGGTTCTCGGCCTGGTCGCGCTGGCCTCGCTGTTCCCGCTGTACTGGACCCTGGTCGCCGCCTCCACCGACGCGCACCGGGTGGTCTCCACCCCACCGCCGCTGGTTCCCGGCGGCAACCTGTTCAAGAACCTGGACTACGTCTGGCACAACGCGGGCGGCCGGGGCATGGGCGTGGCGCTGCTCAACTCCACCCTGGTGGCGAGTTCGGTGACCATCGGCACGGTCGCCTTCTCGGTGCTGGCCGGCTTCGCCTTCGCCAAGCTCCGCTTCCGCGGCCGCGGGCTGCTGATGACCCTGGTCGTCGCGACCCTGGCGGTGCCGGCGCAGCTCAGCGTCGTCCCGCTGTTCATCCTGATGCACAACCTCGGGCTCGGTAACCACCTCGGCGCGCTGATCCTGCCGACCCTGGTCACCGCGTTCGGCGTCTTCTTCATGCGCCAGTACCTGATCCAGGCGCTGCCGACCGAGCTGCTCGAGGCCGCCAGGATGGACGGCGCGAGCTCGCTGCGGACGGTCTGGCATGTCGTCGTGCCGATCGCGAGGCCGGCCATGGCCGTTCTGGGCATGCTGACCTTCGTGCAGTCATGGAACGACTTCCTGTGGCCGATCATCGCGATGAACGGCTCGACCAACCCGACCGTCCAGGTCGCGCTGGCCGGTCTCGGCACCGGCTGGTCCACCGACTGGTCGGTCATCATGGCCGGCGCGCTGATCGGCACGCTGCCGCTGCTCCTCGTCTTCGTCCTGTTCGGCAAGCACATCGTCGGCGGGATCACCCAGGGCGCCATCAAGGGCTGA
- a CDS encoding SDR family NAD(P)-dependent oxidoreductase, with product MTTTLITGANKGLGFETARRLVAEGHTVWIGSRDEERGRAAAERLGARAVRLDVTDEASVRAAAEVVAAAGGLDVLVNNAGIEGRAAGNAVIGAADITGEQMRETFETNVFGLVRVTHAFLPLLRRSAAPVVVNVSSGLASLAGVSTPGNPRHAYPGVAYPASKAAVNMVTIQYAKAFPEMRVNAVEPGFTRTDLNGNTGHQTVEQGAEVIVRAALLGPEGPSGSFFDREGTLDW from the coding sequence ATGACGACGACACTGATCACCGGAGCGAACAAGGGTCTCGGCTTCGAGACCGCCCGCCGACTCGTGGCCGAGGGCCACACGGTCTGGATCGGGAGCAGGGACGAGGAGCGCGGACGCGCCGCGGCCGAGCGGCTGGGCGCGCGGGCGGTACGGCTCGACGTCACCGACGAGGCGTCGGTGCGGGCGGCGGCGGAGGTCGTGGCGGCGGCCGGCGGCCTGGACGTGCTGGTCAACAACGCCGGCATCGAGGGCAGGGCGGCGGGCAACGCGGTCATCGGCGCCGCCGACATCACCGGCGAGCAGATGCGGGAGACCTTCGAGACGAACGTGTTCGGCCTGGTGCGCGTCACCCACGCGTTCCTGCCGCTGCTGCGGCGCTCGGCCGCGCCGGTCGTGGTGAACGTGAGCAGCGGGCTGGCCTCCCTGGCGGGGGTCAGCACGCCGGGCAACCCGCGGCACGCCTACCCCGGGGTGGCCTATCCGGCCTCGAAGGCCGCGGTCAACATGGTCACCATCCAGTACGCCAAGGCCTTCCCCGAGATGCGGGTCAACGCGGTCGAGCCGGGCTTCACCCGGACCGACCTGAACGGGAACACCGGCCACCAGACCGTCGAGCAGGGCGCCGAGGTCATCGTCCGCGCCGCGCTGCTCGGGCCCGAGGGTCCCAGCGGGAGCTTCTTCGACCGGGAGGGCACGCTCGACTGGTAG
- a CDS encoding helix-turn-helix transcriptional regulator produces MASTEFGQTMRRWRDRVSPEAAGLPQGGHRRAAGLRREELALLAGISVDYVTRLEQGRATHPSEQVVEALGRALRLSGPEREHLFHAAGLVPPGQGTVPGFITPSVQRMLDRLTGTPVAVSDAAWTLLLANPMYTALMGEYHGSERNAVWRNFLGAGNRRVRHTPESLRSLEAAQVSALRSASRHYPADQRLRRLIAELRANSGRFAELWDAGAVGRIEGSRKTVDHPLVGELTLDCDVLSVAGSDLRIMVYTAEPDSADADRLALLSVLGTQALTG; encoded by the coding sequence ATGGCGAGCACGGAGTTCGGGCAGACGATGCGACGCTGGCGGGACCGGGTCTCCCCCGAGGCGGCCGGGCTGCCCCAGGGCGGCCACCGCCGTGCGGCCGGGCTGCGCCGTGAGGAGCTCGCGCTGCTGGCCGGGATCTCGGTCGACTACGTCACCCGCCTCGAACAGGGCCGGGCCACCCACCCGTCCGAGCAGGTCGTCGAGGCGCTGGGTCGGGCGCTGCGGCTGTCAGGGCCCGAGCGCGAGCATCTCTTCCATGCCGCCGGACTGGTCCCGCCCGGCCAGGGCACCGTGCCCGGGTTCATCACTCCGAGCGTGCAGCGGATGCTGGACCGCCTGACCGGCACGCCCGTCGCGGTCTCCGACGCGGCCTGGACCCTGCTGCTGGCCAACCCGATGTACACGGCGCTGATGGGCGAGTACCACGGCAGCGAGCGCAACGCGGTCTGGCGCAACTTCCTCGGCGCGGGCAACCGCCGGGTCCGGCACACCCCGGAGTCGCTGCGTTCCCTGGAGGCGGCCCAGGTCTCCGCCCTGCGGTCCGCCTCCCGCCACTACCCGGCCGACCAGCGGCTGCGCCGCCTGATCGCGGAACTGAGGGCGAACAGCGGGCGCTTCGCCGAGCTCTGGGACGCGGGCGCGGTCGGCCGGATCGAGGGCTCGCGCAAGACCGTCGACCACCCGCTGGTCGGCGAGCTGACGCTGGACTGCGACGTGCTCAGCGTCGCGGGCAGCGACCTGCGCATCATGGTCTACACGGCCGAGCCGGACTCCGCCGACGCGGATCGCCTCGCGCTGCTCTCGGTGCTGGGCACGCAGGCGCTGACCGGGTAG
- a CDS encoding PadR family transcriptional regulator, producing the protein MTPRQLQEPTRLLLTALADAPRHGYAIMQEVLAISNGQVSLRTGTLYTALDRLLQQGLVRVHAEEVVGGRMRRSYALTQEGRDALAAETERLSRTVREAERRLAARASGTAAPGRGFGPGAVTA; encoded by the coding sequence ATGACACCACGTCAACTGCAGGAGCCCACACGCCTCCTGCTCACCGCTCTCGCGGACGCTCCGCGACACGGGTACGCGATCATGCAGGAGGTGCTGGCCATCTCGAACGGCCAGGTCAGCCTGCGGACCGGCACCCTCTACACCGCTCTGGACCGCCTGCTCCAGCAGGGCCTGGTCCGCGTGCACGCCGAGGAGGTGGTCGGCGGCCGGATGCGCCGCAGCTACGCGCTCACCCAGGAGGGCCGTGACGCTCTCGCCGCCGAGACCGAGCGGCTCAGCCGCACCGTGCGCGAGGCCGAACGCCGCCTCGCGGCCCGTGCTTCGGGCACGGCCGCGCCGGGACGCGGCTTCGGCCCGGGGGCGGTGACGGCATGA
- a CDS encoding glycoside hydrolase family 1 protein, with the protein MIPAPTATTQSARPLEFPTGFLWGAATAAYQIEGSAAEDGRTPSIWDTFSHTPGKVVGGDTGDVAVDHYRRYREDIALMRELGLKAYRFSVSWSRVQPTGRGPAVQRGLDFYRRLVDELRDAGIEPVATLYHWDLPQHLEDAGGWPQRETAERFGEYAQLMAQALGDRVAVWTTLNEPWCSAFLGYGSGVHAPGRTDPADALRAAHHLNLGHGRAVAALRAELPAEARIAISLNLHQVRALTDSSADRDAARRIDAVGNRVFTGPLLHGRYPADLLNDTAHLVDWGTLVRPGDEQAIGAGIDLLGINYYTPTLVSAPAEGEELAPREAARNDAHGASDYSPWPGSERVVFHQPPGELTGMNWSVDPTGLYDLLTDVARANPNLPLLITENGAAYPDVLSPDGHVHDPERTAYIHSHLAAVHRAMEDGVDVRGYFLWSLLDNFEWAYGYAKRFGAIYVDYETQRRVLKDSARWYADAIRANALPPVAG; encoded by the coding sequence GTGATCCCCGCACCCACCGCCACGACCCAGTCAGCCCGGCCGCTCGAATTCCCGACCGGCTTCCTGTGGGGCGCCGCCACCGCCGCCTACCAGATCGAGGGCTCGGCCGCCGAGGACGGAAGGACCCCGTCGATCTGGGACACCTTCAGCCACACCCCGGGCAAGGTCGTGGGCGGCGACACCGGCGACGTCGCCGTCGACCACTACCGGCGCTACCGCGAGGACATCGCGCTGATGCGCGAACTCGGACTGAAGGCCTACCGCTTCTCCGTCTCCTGGTCCCGGGTCCAGCCCACCGGCCGCGGCCCGGCGGTCCAGCGCGGCCTGGACTTCTACCGGCGGCTGGTCGACGAGCTGCGCGACGCCGGCATCGAGCCGGTGGCCACCCTCTACCACTGGGACCTGCCGCAGCACCTGGAGGACGCGGGCGGCTGGCCGCAGCGGGAGACGGCGGAGCGCTTCGGCGAGTACGCCCAGCTCATGGCGCAGGCGCTCGGCGACCGGGTCGCGGTGTGGACGACCCTCAACGAGCCGTGGTGCTCGGCGTTCCTCGGCTACGGCTCCGGGGTGCACGCCCCCGGACGCACCGACCCCGCCGACGCGCTGCGCGCCGCGCACCACCTCAACCTCGGCCACGGCCGCGCGGTGGCCGCGCTCCGCGCCGAGCTGCCCGCCGAGGCGCGCATCGCGATCAGCCTGAACCTGCACCAGGTCCGCGCGCTCACCGACAGCTCCGCCGACCGCGACGCGGCCCGCCGGATCGACGCGGTGGGCAACCGCGTCTTCACCGGCCCGCTGCTGCACGGCCGGTACCCCGCCGACCTGCTGAACGACACGGCCCACCTGGTCGACTGGGGCACGCTGGTGCGTCCCGGCGACGAGCAGGCCATCGGCGCCGGGATCGACCTGCTCGGCATCAACTACTACACGCCGACCCTGGTCTCCGCCCCCGCCGAGGGCGAGGAGCTCGCGCCTCGCGAGGCCGCGCGCAACGACGCCCACGGGGCCAGCGACTACTCGCCCTGGCCCGGCTCCGAGCGGGTGGTCTTCCACCAGCCGCCCGGCGAGCTCACCGGGATGAACTGGAGCGTCGACCCGACCGGCCTGTACGACCTGCTGACCGACGTCGCCCGGGCCAACCCGAACCTGCCGCTGCTGATCACCGAGAACGGCGCGGCCTACCCGGACGTGCTCTCCCCCGACGGGCACGTCCACGACCCCGAGCGCACCGCCTACATCCACTCCCACCTGGCCGCCGTGCACCGGGCGATGGAGGACGGGGTGGACGTGCGCGGCTACTTCCTCTGGTCGCTGCTGGACAACTTCGAGTGGGCCTACGGCTATGCCAAGCGCTTCGGAGCGATCTACGTCGACTACGAGACCCAGCGCCGGGTGCTGAAGGACAGCGCCCGCTGGTACGCGGACGCCATCCGTGCGAACGCGCTGCCGCCTGTCGCTGGTTAG